In Scomber japonicus isolate fScoJap1 chromosome 3, fScoJap1.pri, whole genome shotgun sequence, the genomic window aataataaagttaatattaaaatgattatgttCAGGGATAGGGAATAACAGGAaaagtttcatttcttttttgttaccGCAAAAACCTGCAGTAACACAGTTCAGTTCTCAGGTGCAGTTATCTTTAGGCTTGCTTGTCAACAGGCAGTGTTTGCATGTGGGAACCTGGTGAGGGATAAGGTCCTTGACACTGCACAAGCAAGGTTGGTTGGGGCACctgccaggaggaggaggagtgagggggGAGTGGGTGAACCTCCCCATTTGCTATGCCCTCCTGTTGAAGCTCACTAGTGGAAAGTTTCACACAGGAGGTGCATGTCTTACTACTCCCTCCCCAGGTCAACAGTGGAGTTAGACTGCACAACTAGGGTTTACTATAGTCTTTAATGTCCACATGCCTATGGTATACACATTTGTGGACAACTGGGGTCCTCTGGCTGCCTTGACAATACAAAGAATGTGGGCAGACTTTACACCATGCATTGATCAGTAGCCCACCAGTAAAGATATTGCAATAAGGTTACAAAGCAGTGAAGTATtcccttttaaagtaaataacaaTCACCAGATTAAATGAATGGTTTACTATTAATATTGTGAATAATTTTGTAAACTTGTTTTCAATACTATATTTATAACTTTTCATCTACAGTACTAATGTTACTATTTCTATATTCATTTATGCCTTTATAATCAATAAAAGACATATCTGCCAATAAGactttttgatatttgatatcTTGATGTATGTGAAAGACCAAAGCTGTTGAAAAATCTGAAATGTTACCCTGATGcccataaatatattatattaatctCCTGTATCTTCTACAGTGCTTTGGGTAACTTATGTAGTTTTAAACTCATAGTATTCTATTCATTTCCTTATACTTTCGATTAAAGATTAAACTGACATTGGAAAGAGAGAATATAGCACTCTAACTAGCTACCTGTAGCTACTCATCCTTATGGAAAAGGCTCATGTTCTGAAAAAAACGTGGCAAGAGAGTGGGTGTAATACCTAGGCtctcttatttatttctacTTAAATGAAGATATTATTCCTGAAATAATTCCAGCATTCTCAAAGGAGATGTGAGCTGGCAAAAGTGAAATGAGATGGAACCTTAATGGACATCAAGCAAGAATCAGTCCTTAATTTGATTTATGTATCCTTTGGAGTTTAGCTTCAGGAGAATTTTGTTACTTAAGATTTTTGGAATGTGACTGTTTTCTCTCATGTTTACACACAGGTTGTGGACTCTCCTTAAACCTGAATGCATCTCTCACCATCATCAGCAAGTATTTTCTGGCAAAACGCCCTTTAGCCAATGGACTGGCCATGGCTGGAAGCCcggtatttgtgtgttttcttgctcCTCTCAACCAATATTTACTGAACACGTTTGGCTGGAGAGGAAGTTTCCTTATCCTTGGTGGTTTGATGCTTAACTGTTGTGTTGCTGGAGCCCTGATGAGGCCGGTTGTTCCGCCTCGAAACTCATCCTCTGCACCTCAAAAGCAAGTGGAGGAACAGCCAAGTAACTGCAACACTAAGCTAAAAGGAAACTGTATGAAAACTACTAAGTTCTTGGATTTGTCCTTCTTCAAGGATAGAGGCTTCATCATTTACCTCATTGGGAATGTGATGTACATCTTTGGTGCCTATGCACCCATTGTGTTCCTGTCAGCCTATGCTATTAGTCAGGGTGTAGAGGAGTACTCTGCAGCCTATCTGCTCTCCATCATGGGCTTTGTGGACATGTTTGTTAGGCCTGCCACTGGCCTGGTAGCCAACAACAAGTGGATCAGGCCCAGAATTCAGTACTTTTTCGGCTTTGCCATGGTTTTCAACGGCATGTGCCACTTGCTGTGCCCACTGTTCACAAGCTATGCCTTCCTGGTGGTCTACGCAGTATTTTTTGGTGTGGGTTTCGGCATGGTTTTTGCCCTGATTTTTGAATGCCTGATGGACCTGATGGGAAATGAACGTTTCCCCAGTGCTGTTGGACTGGTCACCATCATTGAGTGCTTCCCCATGCTACTGGGACCACCTGCTGCAGGTAACTGTGCACACTCAACATAAAACTATCCAGGTTTGACAGAATCAGTAAGACATTTAAAACCACATAGGGCTGCACTACAATCAGGATTCAGtattaaatgtttgaatttgtTGTGCGCTTGAGGTTTTATGCTTATAGTTATAAATAagtattcatacacacacaaattattactgacccccccccccccccttgatTATGAGAAATGCAATATTCACTCCTGCAGCCTCCACAGCCTTCATAAAGTTTCATGTATTTCCTCTtcatcagataaataaaaagtatatgTTCTGGTCatagtaaagtaaaaataaaatccaagcACAGTACAGAGcctctctcctgctgctgacgGCCAAAGAGTCAGTCACATGGGATGGTAGAGGAGATGTTACACCAGCATCTGGTTGTGAAAGTAGTTCAgtagactaaccctaaccactaacaCTGAGCACTAGAGCAGAATGCATCGGAGTAGTGAACACAAAGGAGTTGTGTCCATCTTGGTCTCTGCCCTCCTTTTCCATCACAGTTTCATTACAGTGAGTTTTGTAGGCAGGTTAGATTTTGAGATTTTGAGACAAGGCCCAGTTAGTAAAAGCTTACAGCCTACCCACTTCCCCAACCcccacagccccccccccacacaccacacacactcacatgctcaCAGCTGCTAAACGCTGACTGGTTAAATTGACTTTTGAGACTTTGGAGGTGGGATTGGAATATACAGTCCTTTGATTGGTCACTTTGAATACAGAGCATGACCTTTGACTGGCTGTTTATTTTGATCACTGATACAGTTGAAGACTGGCAGTAAATACACTATATTTAGCACCTGATTCTGGTTTTTATCAACACTTATGAAAGTGTTATACATCATAGCAAAATCATTAACACTGTTTAATCCcactttcagatttgtgaaacctttattttacttatGAAAGCTGAAAAATAGTGATTTCACATATATTTGTACATTCAGACTATTGATATTGTATATAAGTGTGTCCAGCTATCAAACTGAAATTTAACTTCTATTGATCATTGACACCATCTACATTTTCTTAGTCACTTTTATAGGTTATAGTCTACTATAGTACATTTAACATATGATATTTGCTGTATGAATATATGTGTCTGCCCCTTTTCTCCCATTTAAAGTTTTGatttcataaaacaaacaatcaacTTTTGGAGGCATCTGC contains:
- the LOC128355523 gene encoding monocarboxylate transporter 2-like, with protein sequence MSRATTHELGKPLDGGWGWMVVIGAHISIGFAYSMPKVLSIFFKVIQVDLQASYSEIAWISSIMLAVMYAGGPVSSMLVKRFGSRPVVMTGGLMCGVAMVSASFGNSIVFLYFCIGVIGGCGLSLNLNASLTIISKYFLAKRPLANGLAMAGSPVFVCFLAPLNQYLLNTFGWRGSFLILGGLMLNCCVAGALMRPVVPPRNSSSAPQKQVEEQPSNCNTKLKGNCMKTTKFLDLSFFKDRGFIIYLIGNVMYIFGAYAPIVFLSAYAISQGVEEYSAAYLLSIMGFVDMFVRPATGLVANNKWIRPRIQYFFGFAMVFNGMCHLLCPLFTSYAFLVVYAVFFGVGFGMVFALIFECLMDLMGNERFPSAVGLVTIIECFPMLLGPPAAGLLVDVFDDYKYLFYMCGTVIVAGGLFLFVMNIYNYRMLEKEKAAKDRKTKNLENQEQETISVSEMQQTA